A stretch of Hydractinia symbiolongicarpus strain clone_291-10 chromosome 9, HSymV2.1, whole genome shotgun sequence DNA encodes these proteins:
- the LOC130656578 gene encoding histone H2B, gonadal-like — protein sequence MSDAAAKGGKQAPKVAKKGEKRAGKKGGKIGGTGEKKRKRKRKESYAIYIYNVLKQVHPDVGVSSKAMSIMNSFVNDIFERIASEASRLALQNKKSTISSREIQTAVRLLLPGELAKHAVSEGTKAVTKYTSSK from the coding sequence atgtctgacgcagcagctaaaggaggaaaacaggcacctaaagtagccaagaaaggtgaaaaaagagccggcaaaaaaggaggaaagattggtggaactggtgaaaagaaacgcaagagaaagagaaaggaaagttatgctatttacatctacaatgttttgaaacaagttcacccagatgtcggagtttcaagcaaagctatgagcatcatgaactcatttgtcaacgacatctttgagcgcattgcttccgaagcttcgcgtttggctcttcaaaacaaaaagtcgaccatctcttctcgtgaaattcaaaccgcagtacgtcttctcttgcctggagaacttgcaaaacacgcagtcagtgaaggaacaaaagccgtcacaaaatacacaagcagcaagtaa